The following nucleotide sequence is from Methanofastidiosum sp..
AAGGTAATATGTTCCCTATTGCAGACGAAAATTTTTCGGTGGAAAGACCTTATATCACATATGGATTGATAATCTCAAATATTGTCTTATATGCAATTAATTTTCTTACTGGAGACTCATTAAACAACATATTTGCTTTTGTTCCAAAAAATTTTCTTTTAGGTATAGAACCTTGGACAATTATTACTCATCAGTTTATGCATGGCGGGTGGGGCCATCTTTTAGGAAATATGTGGTTTCTTATAATATTTGGCGATAATATTGAAGCAACTATTGGAAAGGCAAAATACCTTATCTTTTATCTACTCTGTGGGATTATCGCTGCCTTTTCACATATGGCATTTAATATTGATTCAATTATCCCAACGGTAGGTGCATCCGGGGCGATATCGGGGGTTCTAGGCGCATATATAATTCTTTACCCAAAAAATAAAATTAGCACAATAATACCTTTTGGATTTATTAGAATATATAAAGTTGAGGCCCTTTATTACCTTGTGATATGGTTTGTTCTACAGTTATTATTCAATTTTACTGATCCATATGGAGGAGTTGCTTATATGGCGCATCTTGGTGGATTTGTTGGGGGCGCTATTTTAATAATACTATTTGGTGGAAGAAAGAAAAGAGCTCAAAACGATTCCCTGTATACATGGGAGAATCGTTATGATAAAGCTTAAAGATACTATTCATGAGGAAGAATCCTTTGAATCTCTTATACAAAAGAAGATCAGTACGGAGTTTTTATTCTTCTATAGTCTCATTGATATATGTTGCAATTGAAAAGAATCTTGCGGAACTAAAAGCTGGAATATTACGATAAGATATGGTTAAAGCTATAAGTCAATCGGAGTATAATGCCTATTAATGTGTGCACATTGAATGTGAAGAAAAAGAATAAAAATTAAGATTTTTGTTTTTTCATAAAGGTATCCATTCCAACTTCTACAATTATTGCCAAGACTATCAGTATTGCAGATACTGCAGCTGTCAATGCTATATCATTTTGGATTCCAGAGGAGATATCAGTTCTCTTAATGTAAATTCCTAATAATGCCCAGACTACAACAAGGCTATAAGCCACATCCTTTCTTGTGATAATCATCAAAAGCGTGATAATTAGGGCAACAATAATTACAATCATTGTCCAAATTACTTGACTGACCCCAAATCCATCCCAGTTAATTGATACTAGGAGAGCTGTAACATTTGCAATTGTTGCAACTGTGATCCATCCCAAATAAACACTGAATGGCATCTGGACAAAAAATCTTTCTTTTTTTGCTAGTATTGTTTTCCCAATATCTAATCTCAAAAATATTGTAAGAAGTGATAAGAAAAGCACCATCATAAGTATTAAGGACAGCGCCACTTTTTCGTAATGCCAAGCAAAAATCCACAAGATATTGGCAATACTTGCTAGGATAAAATAATACGATATTTTATCTAAGAATGGCATAGAAATTTTTTCTTTTTTAAATAAATCTCTTGCCTGATAAAATCCGAAAAATATTAAAAGGAGGTATATAAGCCCCCATACTGCAAAGGTAAGCCCCGCAGGTACGAAGAGATTTGGATAAGAATCAGAAAGCTCCCCAGTATACTTTCCATTCAAGGGAAGGGCATTTGCAAGAAAGTTAACAAAAATAGTTGCAAAAACTGCCAATAGATTAAAAATTTGTAATAATGATTTTTTATTTGGATTCATCATGTTATTAAGTATAATGCACAAGATTTAAGGTTTTCTAAGAAGTGAATTAATCAAAAAATGAGTTGTTTAGATCTGCATCATTACTGTAGCCCCTACTCTCCCAGTATCCTCTAAAATCCTGATTATCAGATATTTCAATTTTTGTAATCCATTTTGCCCACTTGTATCCCCATTTATCTTCGGCAACTAAAATGAATGGATAACCTATATCGGGGGTGAGCGTTACGCCATTTATTTTATACCCGATGATTATGTCTTTATTAATTATATAATCCAATGGAAGTGAAGTTGAATAACCATCATATGCATAAAATATTACGGTTTTTGCTTTTGGGTCTAGACTGACTTCATCAAAAATATCTTTTAGTAATATTCCTTCCCAAAGATTTATTGATTTCCAGCCTTCAACACAATTTATTTGGACAACTTTCTGATACTTTTGATGAGTATTTATGACTTGATCATATGTGTAAATTCTTTGTTCTTTAACTAATCCAGATATTTCCAATCTATAAGTGGATATATCTATCTTCTGTGGCCCTTTAATGGAAACATCTCTAACTTCTATAAATGAAGAAAGATTTTCTCCGTTGTATTCTCTAATCTCAACAGACTTCAACTCCTTAATATTCTCTTGAGATGCACATCCAGATGCCAATATTGCGGCACAAAAAGTAATTACTAGAATTATTTTATTCAAACTATCCCCTTATACCGCTATATTGTTATATTTTTATTTATAAAACAGTATTTCGTATAAAATAAAACATTTAGAAGATATATTCGTAGAATTTATTTCAAATACCTATCTTTTTTTATTTTTTATATTCAAAATGTCAGTAAATTAACATTAATCTTATATATCTTTCATTATACTTAATTAAAGGGGATTTAATGAATATTATGGATGGTGGTATCACAAAGGTAAAAGGAATAAAGGGCCAAGGTGTTCATGCCGGCTTTAAAAAAGAAAAACTAGATTTCACGATTATTTATTCTGAAAAATTGTGTAATGCTGCAGGTGTATTTACTAAAAATAAAGCAGCGGCCGCCCCTGTTATGGTGGATCGTGAGTTTCTTTCTGATGGAAAGGCACAAGCAATCGTATGCAACAGCGGGTTTGCAAATGCCTGCACAGGAGATGAAGGAATAAAAGACGCTTTGTTTACGGCAGAGTATGCAAGTAAAAAATTAGGAATAAAAAATGAAAACTGTCTTGTATTTTCTACAGGTATAATAGGAGTGCCCATACCAATGGACGTAATGAAAAGTGCAATTGAAAAAACTGTACCGATGCTTGAGAGTTCTCCTTGTGCTTCAGAGAATATAGCAACAGCTATTTTAACAACTGACCTTGTTAAAAAAGAGATAACAATCGAAAATGACGGGTATATAATATCTGGAATTACAAAAGGAAGTGGGATGATACATCCAAATATGGCAACTATGTTATGTTTTATTTTTACAGATGCCAATGTTCCTTCAGATATTCTAAAAGAATCACTTTTATCCTCAGTAAACAAATCATTTAATCGCATTTCTGTTGATGGTGACACTAGCACAAATGATTCATTGATTATAATGGCCAATGGTCTTTCAAACGTAAATATTGATTCAAAAGAAAAAATTGACAGTTTTAAAAAATCTTTGGACTATGTCTGCATAGAGTTAGCTAAGAAGATTGCAAGAGATGGAGAAGGGGCGACAAAGCTAGTAGAATGTGAATGCATTGGTGCCAAAAGTCAAGAAGATGCAGATATAGCATCGAAAGCAGTTATTTCCTCAAGCCTAGTCAAATCCGCTATTTTTGGAGAAGATCCAAATTGGGGCAGAATTGTAGCGGCCGTGGGGTACTCAGGAGCTGAAATGGACCTAACTCAATTAGACGTATGGATCGGAGATTTATTGATTGTAAAAAATGGAAAGGCAGCAGGTGTTCCCAAAAGTGAATCGAGAAAAGCACTACAAAAGGCTTTTGTTAAAATAGTAATAAATATGAACTTAGGGGATTATTCCTCCAAATCTTGGGGCTGCGATCTATCATATGACTATGTTAAAATTAATGCGGAATACCATACTTAAGGTGAGATTATGAACTTAGAAGAAGCAAAAAAATTGGAAAGTAATTATGTGTTTAATACATATGGAAGATTTCCATTGGTAGTGGAAAAGGGAGAAGGGTGCTATATATATTCAACAGACGGTAAAAAATATCTTGACTTTTTAGCAGGTATTGCCGTTAATTGTCTTGGACACGCACACCCACAAATTGTAAAAAGTATATCCGAACAGGTGAGAAAAGTAATTCATGTGAGTAACTTTTACCATATTCCTTCCCAGTACCTATTGGGGAAAAAACTGTGTGAAACGTCTGGCCTTGACAGGGCATTCTTTTGTAATAGTGGAGCTGAAGCTAATGAAGGAGCAATAAAACTTACAAGACGTTTTCAATCCCAGAAAGGAAAAGATGAGATAATTTATTTTTCACATTCATTTCATGGGAGGACAATTGCAACACTAATGACCACTGACAAGGACAAATATCGGGCAGGATTTGGACCGTTCCCCTCTGGATTTGTTAAAGCAGAATTTAATGATGTAAATGATATTGCTGAGAAAGTTAATAGTAAAACTGCTGCTTTCTTAGTTGAGCCTGTTCAAGGGGAAGGTGGAATTAATATCGCTTCAAAAGAATTCATGAAAACACTTTCTGACCTTAGAGAGGATAAAGGAATATTGATTGTTTTTGATGAAGTACAGTGTGGTATAGGCAGAACTGGAAAATGGTTTGCATTCCAGCACTATGATATTGAGCCTGATATAATGACTTTAGCCAAAGCCCTTGGCGGAGGAGTGCCAATAGGGGCGATTGTTGCAAAAAAAGAAGTATCTGATGTTTTAAAACCAGGAGATCATGGGACTACTTTTGGGGGAAATCCTCTAGCTACCTCTGTTGGAGTAACGGTAATGAACACTATCGAATCAGAAAAATTAATTGAAAATTCTAAAAAGATGGGGGATTACTTACTTAATAAACTAGAATTTATGTTGGATATGCCCCACGTTAAGGATCTTAGAGGTATGGGCCTTATGGTTGGAATAGAATTTGATGATTTATGCAGTGATTTTGTAAAAAGATGTTTTGACAATAATCTACTAATAAATTGCACACGAGACAAAGTAATTAGACTTGTTCCGCCATTAATAGTATCAAAAAAGGAGATTGATGAAGCCATAGAAATAATGAAAAAATCATTATAATTATTTCTGAAGCTCCATGATAGTAGCGGCAATATCTCCTTTATTTTTTAATAAAAGATTTTTTGCTTTTTCTTTATCTACACCTGTTTGGGCAACTACTAGATCTATATCATCGTCATTTATTGCAATCTCTACTTCTTTTAGCTCTTCTCTGTAGTTACCAGCAAGTTGATAAGTTTTTTGACCCATCATTGTAGTTTCTGTTAATTGAGGATTTTCAAAGACCATTTTCTTATCTTTTGTAAAAATAATAACTTTCTCCGCAGGGATATCTTTTGTAGATACTCCCATCTGTTTCATCATCTTCTGCATTTTTCTTTGATCCATCTTTGGATACATTATATCACCTAAAAAATTAAAATAAAAGAAAAAATATAAAGTTAACTATTTATTTTCTCTTTCTTTTGGATATTAAATAGTAAGCAACTGTGGATCCCCCAAGTAATCCTGGTAGTTCAAATCCAGGAACGCCTTTGATTGGAGATTGGGACTGCGCCTCTTTTACAGTTACATACATTACATCCTGCCCAGTGCCTCCTTTGTCGTCTGTGACTGTCAGTGTTGCTTTAAATACTCCTGTTGTTGCATATTGGTGAAGGGGTTCTGCGTCATTTGAAGAAGTACCATCTCCAAAGTCCCATTTGTACGCCACTATGTTTCCGTCATCATCAGTAGATTTTGTTCCGTCAAAATGAACTGCATCGCCAACTTTTGTTTCAAAGTCGCTTCCGGCGTTTGCAGTTGGAAATTTATTTGTAGTTTGAGTAGTGGTGGTAGTTTCTTGAGGAGTTGTTGATACTTCAGTATTCTTATCTGGTTGTTCTCCAGCTTTAGCGAAATTAACGGTATTAAAGAAACAAACGTTATTGCTATTTTTCATATCTGGATTACCGCCCATATATTTTCCATTTCCCCCAAGAAGCCATTTCCCGTCGTCTGCTACATGAATCGCCCAGAAATATACCTCTTTATTTGAACTGTTCCAAAGTTTCTTTCCGTTCCAATCAAAGAGGTAGTATCCATCCTTATCTGCGCCTGCTGCAATGTATTGCCCTTGTGAAGAGATATCTATATTGTTTACAGGCCCATTTGTCTTGTATGTCCATAATTTAGTCCCTTCTCTATTAAAATAAAAGATTGAACCGTCAGCACTACCTGCAACAATGTAAGTTCCTAATCCTGTTATAGATATGGTATTGATGGCAGATTTATTTTTATAGCTCCATTTAAGAATGCCTCCGGCATCAAGTAAATAAATATTACCGGTATTTGTTCCAACACTAACATATGGCCCAGTTCTACTTATAGCTATTGTTTCGGGTGTTCCGCTAACAGAATAAGTCCATATTAGATCTCCATTTGTTTTGAACAAATAAACGGATTTCTGAGATCCTACTGCGATATAGTTTTCAACTATTGAAATATAGTTTACTGAACTGTCTGTTTGATATTCCCAGAATAATTTACCTTGTTTATCCAATACAAATACTTTATCGGCGGCTCCCACAGGGATATATGAAGCAGTTTCATTGATTGCAAGAATTCTTGTTTCTAATTTAGTAGTATATTTCCATAAAGGATTACAAGAATAACTTGCGCTCTGGGTTGTATGATAATCCTCTACCCACCTATATCTTGAATCTGGATCTCCCGGCAAATATGGCTCCCAATGCCCCCCCACAATTTCTCTAGAACTACTCTTTGTAATGTCCACTGCTTTAGAGTTATCATATAATTCTACACCATCGTTCATTCCTACAACAGTATATCTCCCATCAGAAGTAAGAAGTATGGCCAAGGCACGTTTTTTACATCCCCATATAACTCCATCTTTATCACAAATGAATATTTCTGGATCTTCACCTACTGCTGCAGCTGCTGTATAGTATCCATTTGCAACTAAAGATAGACTTCTTACAGTGTCAGGCACTTGATAACAAAAAGTGCTTTCTGTCTCATCTGCTAGACAAACAGTCAAAACAGACAAAGTCAATATTAATGCTATTGAAATTCCTATTGATTGAGTTAACACTTTTTTCATTAAAACACCAATTATATTTAGAAACACTAGTATAAGAATTTATCTATTAACAATTCAAATTTGAAAATTGTTAAAATATATACCAAGTTAATAGAAAATTAAGAAATAGACTTCTTTTTGAATAATCCTTTAACATATAGCCTTGCCCAAATGAAGGCAATTGATGTTCCCAAAATATTTCCGGTAACAATCCCCCACCAAGCGCCGTTAATTCCCATATCCATAAGTATAGCAAATAAATAAGCAAAAGGGACCAAGAATATTATTGTCCTAAAAAGAGTAACTATAAGAGAATTGACCCCTTTGCCTGTTCCCTGAAACAAAGCTGAAGAAAACATTCCAAAAGCCACAAATGGATAAAAAATTGCAGTTATTCTTAAGAAGCTGATAAGATTTTCAAGAATTCTAAATCCTCCTTCAGATTGTGTGAATACCCAAGCAATTTGTGGTGCCAAGATAAAAACTATTGCCGCAACAAATGTTTCTATTAAAAATCCTATTTTTACAGAATAGATATAAGCAATATCTAATTTTTTTATTTCGTTTGCACCGTATGCTGCACCTGTAACAGCAGTGACTGCTGTGGACATCCCAATTAAGGGTAGTGATCCAAACATTACTATTCTCCATCCAGTTGTATATATTGCAATTCCATCTGTTCCCGCAACAGCTACCACAATTAAGTTCAATCCTAAAAAAGAAAATGACATAAGTAACTGAGATAATGTGAAAGGAACGCCCACTCTTAATATATCTAACAAAATAAATTTATGGAATCTAAAATTAGAAAGATTGATTGAAACATAACTATCCCTCTTGATGAAAAGCCAATAAAATAGGATTATAGAGGATATTGCCATTGAGATAATTGATGCCCAAGCTGCGCCTGCAACCCCCATCTTCAGAGGATATATGAATATTGGATCAAGTATTATATTCAATACAGATCCAAACGCCATTGCGTACATAGACCTCTTTGCGTCGCCTTCCCCCCTAAGGATCGAATTTGCAACATTTGCGAAGAAGATAAGTAATGTCCCAGCGAACATAATCTGAGCATAAATAGTGGCGTCGTCAATTACATTTCCAGCGCCCATTATATCAAAGAGATTTCTTGAAAATACAACAAAAGGGATTGTAATAATAATTCCCAATATTACCATTAATACAATAGTATGCGCGGCAACATTATCGGCTTCTTCTTTCTTATTGGATCCAATAAATCGGGATATTGCAGCACTTCCCCCCATCCCTATACCAGAACCAACTGACATAATCATGAAAAAGAAGGGAAAGAAAAATCCAACTGCAGATAGCGCATCAGGCCCCAAAAAGGAAACCCACAACGCATCAGCGAAATTGTATAAAGTTTGAACAAACATGGCTATAATCATCGGCATAGCTAACTTTATTATTGCTCTTTTAGGATCACCAAGAAGTGTCTTAATGCCCTCTGTATGTTTTTTTTGTTGATTCTGAATAATATTTTCCGACATAAGAAAGCCTATACAAATTAATAGACTTCCAAATCTAAATCCTAATTATAAATCTATCTATTTTTTGCAAAAATTATATTAAATAATATCCCATATAATACATATTTAAGAAAAGATTTTTAATAGTTTTATTCCTAATAGTAATTATGATTAAGAATGAGATTGTAAAACTCCCAAAAATGGAGAAAACAGAATATGACAAACTTATTTCAAAACAATACCTCTGTAGAGTTGCCTTTAGAGGAGACAAATATCCATATATTGCACCACTTTTATATATTTTTGATGGGAGTCATATGTACTTTTTATCAACAAATTATGGTAAAAAAATATCATTTTTTAGAGAGTATCCTTACGTCCTTGTAGAAATAGAGGAATATGAAAAGGATTTCTCGGATTTTAGTTTCATGGTTCTTTCAGGGAAACTTGTTCAGATTGATGATGAAAAAAATGATGAAGAAATCAGAAAAGGCTTTGTTAAAATGATAAAAGAAAGAAATCTATCAAAAGATATAATGATAGCTCTCGGTCATTCTCCTAAAGAACCTTTAGAGTCTCTTGTTAACGAAAAAAGGAGCATAGTCTGGAAACTAACTGATGTTGAAGAAATAAAAGCATTTAAGAAAAGCTAGTCTATCCCCAATAGTCCCTTACTTCGCATGAGTTAATATCTTCAACAGATAACAATTCATCAGGATATGGCTCAAAGAAACTCTGATTTTCTAGATATTTTTCATCAAACCTCAAAACCCAGGATTTAAGAATAGTAGTTGGTACGCTTAGAGACACATTTCCATTTCTATACTTATCTATAGTTTCAAAAAAGAATTCCTTTTCCTTTTTATTTAGATTTTTAGATATATATCCAAATCCATGCAACAGTATATTTATATTAGGAGAGCATTTTGGAGGCTTATCAAAAAGAGCGTAAAGATGAGATTCATAATTTTGAAATATTTTCTCCAGAGGATATTTATCCATATTTGCAACAATTCTTCCCAGTTCTCTTGTTTCTTTTTGACTGTATGCACCAAACAACAATTTATTGTATGACTGATATTCAACTAAATCTTTCTTTGACATTGCTTTTTTGATTTCTCTAAACCTCCTTAATGAATATATCTTTGTTAAAAAATGCTGTTTTATCCTAGAATTGAGTAATCTACCCTCGTCTTCTATCGCAAGATTGGGATATTTTTCTAAGACAGCTTTGCCGAAAAATCCTGAGCCTTTGGACTCTTTTGGTGGAGTTCCACTTCCTGCATTAATCTTAACATCTTTAATCCCACAAGAAGGCGATTTTGATTTTAAAATAAATCCATCAATATCCGTTAATTTGTCTAAAAAAGAATTAGAAAATTCAACCATATTTTTTGTAACGTCTGCATCAGTCTTTGGTTGTATCAGCTTTAAATCTCCTTCAAATGAAACAACTCTGATTGGGTCTCTTGGCACACCAAGCCCTATTTCAAATTCAGGACATATTGGGATAAATTCCGCAAAAGATTTTAATTTTTCTACAAAATCACTTGATATTATCTGCCCGTTGTACCTACATGCGTCAAACTCTATACATTTGCTGATAACAATTCTTGGTTTTAAAAAATCTTTCAAATTTATTCACCCAATCTTTCTACAATTTGAATCAGTTCTATTATATCTTTTTCAGATGGAAATCCCATTCCTCTGAATCTTATTAAACCTTCTCTATCTAAAAGAAAAACATGACCATTATTTAGATTATCAATTAAAAGATAGGAAGTATAGTCTCTATAGTTGCCATAATGTGTCAAGACGTTCTTATGTTTTTCATTAGGAATCCCTGCCCTCATTCCCCCATCTATCGAACCACGGAATACCCTCCAGATGCCACCTAACATCGGTATTTCATAATAGGCATACTTTTCTTTGTTAGAAAATCTATTCTCAAACGGAATAGCCCAAGAATCAATCATTTCTTGAGCCTGACGAACAAATGCAATTGCAATTAGAGTGACTTTTCCTATTGCCATATCTGGAAGCCTGACTTCAGTTTTAGCAAGAGAATAAGCAGTTATTTTTGGAATATTTTTCCAATTAATTCTTGATTTTCCATAGCTAAATATTGGTACTATGGTCATTTATCTTTTTCGCATAGGCATTCGGGTCGAATTTTCTCTTCAATCCTTTATCGTTCATATATCGGATATTCCCAAAGATTTTTCTCTCAGCCCATGGCCTATCATGCTTTCCAAAGCACCAAGCAACTCCAGTATACCCATTTGCATCACGCCCATCTAACTCATATTTATCATTCAAATGAATTAAGATTTTATATGCATCTATAGGGGATTTAGACCATTCGATAACCTTCTTCCCCCAATACATTCTCATATATCCATGCATTTTACCGGTGTATACCATTTCTTTTTGGGCAGCGTTCCAGTATGGATCATGGGTGTTTGCATTTTCCAATTCTTTAAGAGAATAGATATAATCACGAGGGTCTTTTTCGTGAAATTCTAATGTTCGTCTACACCAATCAGGCAATCCTTTATATGAATCATAGTTAGGATTATAATATACATAGTTCATAGCAAGTTCTCGTCTTACAATTAATTCTTCCAAATAGGATTCCTTTCCAGGGCTTTCAGCCTGTATAATTTTCAATGTAATGTAGAGAGGAGATATTTGGCCAAAATGTAGGTATGGGCTCATATTTGATAAATAATCAAGATTTGGATTATTTCTTAAATCGTCATATCTATCAATTTTATTTTTTATGAAGGAATCAAGATGGCTTTTGGCTTCTGATGTCCCGCCAAATAAATTAGGTACAACTTTTACGCTTCTGTCTATCTTTAGATATTTAATTAATTCCTCGGGGTCGTCTATATCTAAAGAGTCAAAGTCCATTGATAAAGAACTTTTAATTGATTTAATCGAATCTACAGGAACAATATATCGGTCTAGCAATTTTTTTATTTTTGGCCTGATAGTAGCAGCAGCATATTCTTCTTTTGTTGAAACTTCTTCTACGGGGACATCTGTGTTAGTTTCAATCTCAATTAAGGGGCAATCAATATTATTTGCAACATAATTTCTCCAATGACGTTCAATTCTTTGATATCCCATGTCTACAATCACAAGTGATGCATCATTTGATATCTCTGTTGCTCCGATTTCTGGAGAAATATTCTGAATAACAAATTTAATTCCTATATCTTTCAAAGATTCTCCAACTTCATATAATCCTTCAAGCATAAAAGAAAAGTTTCTGAGATTTGCATTTGGAAATTTTTCTGTTAATCCAAAAAATACGACAATTGGCTTCTTAAGAGAATTAGCTTTTATAATCGAATATTCTAGGGCATGATTGTACTCTGTTCTTTGAGATGCTTGCATCCAGTATAAAACGTAATCTCCGTTTTTTTCTTTTTTGTTATTTAAAAATTTTATTCGCTCATTTTGGATCAATTCTGCACCTTAAAATAAATTGATTTTCAAGTATAGATGATTTTCGGTTAAAAAATAAAATATAAAAATTAATTCTTTTTATCTATTTCCATCATGACTCCAGCGTATAAAGAGAATCCTATCATGCCAGTTATGAAAGATGCTATTGCAGTTCCAACGAAGGGTACATTTGATAATATCCCAACTAAACCTAAATTTAATACCAAGACTAAGAGCCATGCAATTATATAGTCTCCAGTAAATATATATTTGGATATTTCTTTGAAGTTGAAAGCTTCGGAGAATTTATCTGTTTTAATGTATTTTAGAACAGCAACAGGTGCCACATATGTAGCTATCAATATGAGGATAACTACAATTATTATCAACGGCAATGCCGCCAATAAATATGGCATGAACATTGGAATGAACTCTTCGGGATTCATCATTTCAACTCTTTGGGCTCCCATGGATATAAGTTGGCCGAACAAAGGTCCAAACGCTACAAAGAAAGCAATGGCGGCAACAATCAAAGCCGGGATACCATAGACCAATGAAACTATAAAGGCCATAAGCCCTTTAACAAAGAATCCACCCAGATCTTCCCATTCTTCCATCTTGTCAGTCTGCTCTCCTCTCTTTATATCTGAACTTTCAAGTATGTATCCATACGAGATTAAGTTCACAATTGGGATTATATTGATAACTATCCCAATAAGGAGTTTTCTGAAGTCAGAA
It contains:
- a CDS encoding DUF523 and DUF1722 domain-containing protein; the encoded protein is MKDFLKPRIVISKCIEFDACRYNGQIISSDFVEKLKSFAEFIPICPEFEIGLGVPRDPIRVVSFEGDLKLIQPKTDADVTKNMVEFSNSFLDKLTDIDGFILKSKSPSCGIKDVKINAGSGTPPKESKGSGFFGKAVLEKYPNLAIEDEGRLLNSRIKQHFLTKIYSLRRFREIKKAMSKKDLVEYQSYNKLLFGAYSQKETRELGRIVANMDKYPLEKIFQNYESHLYALFDKPPKCSPNINILLHGFGYISKNLNKKEKEFFFETIDKYRNGNVSLSVPTTILKSWVLRFDEKYLENQSFFEPYPDELLSVEDINSCEVRDYWG
- a CDS encoding deoxyribodipyrimidine photo-lyase; its protein translation is MIQNERIKFLNNKKEKNGDYVLYWMQASQRTEYNHALEYSIIKANSLKKPIVVFFGLTEKFPNANLRNFSFMLEGLYEVGESLKDIGIKFVIQNISPEIGATEISNDASLVIVDMGYQRIERHWRNYVANNIDCPLIEIETNTDVPVEEVSTKEEYAAATIRPKIKKLLDRYIVPVDSIKSIKSSLSMDFDSLDIDDPEELIKYLKIDRSVKVVPNLFGGTSEAKSHLDSFIKNKIDRYDDLRNNPNLDYLSNMSPYLHFGQISPLYITLKIIQAESPGKESYLEELIVRRELAMNYVYYNPNYDSYKGLPDWCRRTLEFHEKDPRDYIYSLKELENANTHDPYWNAAQKEMVYTGKMHGYMRMYWGKKVIEWSKSPIDAYKILIHLNDKYELDGRDANGYTGVAWCFGKHDRPWAERKIFGNIRYMNDKGLKRKFDPNAYAKKINDHSTNI
- a CDS encoding DUF4013 domain-containing protein gives rise to the protein MVDYNLSFKKPFSDFRKLLIGIVINIIPIVNLISYGYILESSDIKRGEQTDKMEEWEDLGGFFVKGLMAFIVSLVYGIPALIVAAIAFFVAFGPLFGQLISMGAQRVEMMNPEEFIPMFMPYLLAALPLIIIVVILILIATYVAPVAVLKYIKTDKFSEAFNFKEISKYIFTGDYIIAWLLVLVLNLGLVGILSNVPFVGTAIASFITGMIGFSLYAGVMMEIDKKN